In Microcoleus sp. FACHB-672, the genomic stretch CTATCAAAATTCTGCTAGTTGAAGATAACCGCGCCGACATCGTGATGCTGCAAGAGTTGCTCTCGGAAGTCAGCACGGTTCAGTTTAACGTCGTGCCGGCACAGTTTTTGAGTGCGGCAACCACTCAGCTGAAACAAGCCAGTTTTGATGTCATTTTACTGGATCTCTCGCTCCCAGACGCTCAAGGGCTGGAGACGATAGTACAAGTGCAGGCAGAAGCCCCCTCTGTCCCAATCGTAGTCATGACAGGCTTAGACAATGAAGAGTTAGCGGTGGACGCAGTTCGCCAAGGGGCGCAGGATTACCTCGTGAAAGGGCAGGTAGACGCCCATTTGTTAGTTCGCGCCATCCGCTATGCGATTGAGCGTAAGCACAGCTTAGAGGCGCTGAGAGAGAGTGAGGAGCGCTTCCGCCTGCTGGTTGCCGGTGGCAAGGATTATGCTATTTTTACCCTCGCCCCCAATGGATGTGTGATGAGTTGGAATGCTGGGGCGCAACGCACCCACGGCTACCCAGCTGAAGAAATTATCGGCCAAGATTTTTCCGGTTTCTACGTGCCTGAAGAAATTGATGCCGGTAAGCCGCAGCAAGATTTACAACTAGCAACCGCTGAAGGGCGATTTGAAGAGGAAGGCTGGCGGGTGCGTAAAGGCGGCTTGCGGTTTTGGGCGGCGGTTGCCATCAGCACGTTACGCGATGAAAGTGGGCAGATGCGAGGCTTCGCCCAAGTCACGCGTGACTTAACGGAACGCCAGCGAGCTGAGGTGGAAATTCGCAAGCTCCATGAAGATTTAAAGCGTCGAGCTGTTGAATTGGAATTTGCCAACAAAGAATTGGAAGCTTTCAATTATTCAGTCTCCCACGATCTGCGAAATCCCCTGTCAGTAATTGATGGTTTTAGCGCATTGCTCTTAAGAAACTATGCCCAAAAGCTAGACGAGAAAGAGCGACACTACCTGCAACGGATACATCATGCCTGCAAGCGCATGGAGCAGCTAATCGAAGATTTATTGACTCTGTCGCGCATCTCTCGCAGTAAGGTGCAGATTGAGACGGTTCAGTTAAGTTCCTTGGTAGAAAAAATTGCCTTGGTGCTACAGCAAACACAGCCGCAACGCCAAGTTGAGTTTCGCATTGCTGCCGGTGTAATGGCTCAGGGAGATGGGCGTCTATTAGAAATTGTTCTGGAAAATTTATTAGGAAATGCTTGGAAATATACCGGAAAAAAAGCGCACACTTGCATTGAATTTGGCACGATCCAGCAAGAAGGGCAAACTGTGTATTTTGTGCGTGACAACGGTGCCGGTTTTTCTATGGCTGATGCGGATAAATTGTTCTATGCTTTTCAGCGGCTGCACCAACAAACTGAGTTTGAAGGCACCGGCATTGGGCTAGCGACTGTACAGCGGATTATCCACCGGCACGGGGGCAAGATTTGGGCTGAAGCGGTTGTTGATGCCGGTGCGACGTTTTACTTTACGCTGGCACAGGGAGGAGTCCTGAGCGCTGAGTCCTGAGGGAATGAGGATCATTATTAGCTACGTCCTATAAAAAACGACCCGATTAAACTATTGACTAAAAAATCAACACGGGTTATAATAGAGTTTAGTAAGCCCAATTTAGAGCAGTTTACAAGTTGCCACGACAAAGGTGAAAACCGGGTTTGAAAGATGCTTTTTTCTTTCAAACTTGAGAAAGTTTGCTGAAATATGCCCTGATAGATTGTCGGCAACTTACTGATGTGAAAACCGCTAAATAACTCAGGCTTACTTATTTAATGGCTCAATTTTTGGAGGAAAAATTCGCGTGAAGTTATCCAAAATTGATTTAACCAATATCCTCGCTATCGGCCATTCTAACGGTCAGTTGGGGCTGTTAATCGACCGGGGGGAGGAAGTGGAATATATTGAAATTTCCGCGCCGGCTGCCGCTTACAATGGACTGCAACAAGTTCATTACATCGCAAATAATGAACTCAGTGCGTTTCCGCCTAAGCTGGAAAACCAAGAAGAAATAGAAAGTGCTCAGTCAATTGCCATGTTGCCGGTTGCCTCATCTATGGCAAATGGAATTGGATATGATGAGGAGCGAAAAGTTTTACAAGTCGAATTTAAAAACGGATCGGTTTATCAATATAGTGAAGTAGAGTCTGAAACTTGGGAATGTTTTCAGAGCGCGGATTCAGTCGGACAGTTTTTCAATGCTGAGATTAGAGGTAGTTATTACTCTGAGCGCATTGATGAGGTGAATATGATTGCCACCGGCACGTTAGATTGCAGCAATTTTGAAGAAGATTGCTGAAATCAATCTAATTTTTTAGGCTGTTGGAGTTGCCGGCACTCTAGCGGGATTCAAACAGCCTGATTGCAACAGCGGTAAACTTTACTCTTCTACTTGAGTGAGCCGGCGCAAATTCAAGATATCGCTCATCTTTTTAATTTGACAGAATGTGCGTTCAAGTTGGTCAACATCACGAATATCAATGCACAGGTTGATCAAAGCCGGGAATCCCGGATAAGTTTTGACTTGAGCACTGCGAACATTGATATTGTTATCCTTTAAGCGAGACAAAATATCGTTGAGTACACCGACACGGTCAATCGCTTCAATTTGAACATCAATCGGGTAAGTTTTGGGACGCGCAGTTTCGGTGGTAGGATTCCAGCTCACCGGCACAAAGCGATCACCTTGGATATTTTCCACATTCGGACAACCTTGCCGATGGATAGAGATGCCGCGACTGCTGCGAGTCACCACCCCGATAATCGGTTCACCGGGGATCGGGTGACAGCAGCCGGCAAGGTGATAAAGTAACCCTTCAACCCCGGCGATTGGAGATTTACCGCCGGGTGTTGAAGGGCTGGTTATCTCCCGCAGCGCCCGTGTAGAGGAAGCCGGTGGCGGTAGCGTCTCGGCGTCTGCTTCCATCGGCTGTTTCGCCTTAACCGCATCGCGCAGCCGGTTTACCACTTGGTTAAGGGGCACTTCCCCATAACCCAAGCCGGCGAGTAAATCATCAACACTGTGATAGTTACTGCGATGGGCCACCGCCTGCATCGGCTCAGATTTGATCAGTGCTTCCAGGCCATTTTTGCCTAGTTCTTTTTCCAGCAGTTCTCGCCCACGGGCCACATTTTCATCTCGGTGTGAGCGCTTGTACCACTGGCGGATGCGGTTGCGCGCGCCGGTGGTGACAGCAAAATTCAGCCATCCTAGACTCGGACGGCTATTTTTCTGCGTGATAATCTCAACAATGTCACCGTTTTTCAGCTGGGAGTCTAGTGTCACCATGCGCCCGTCAACTCGTGCGCCGGTACAGTGATTTCCCACCTCTGTGTGAATGCGATAGGCAAAATCTACAGGTGTGGCACCCCGACTGAGTGCAACCACATCCCCTTTAGGCGTGAACACATAGACATCATCCTCAAACAGGTTATCCTTGACACTTTCCAGGTATTCTTGAGCGTCTTTGAGGTCACTCTGCCAGTCCAGCAATTGCCGCAGCCAGGTGAATTTCTCCTCTTCGGCTTTCATGTGGGTGTGGTTGGATGAGCCGCTTTCTTTGTATTTCCAGTGCGCGGCGATCCCATATTCCGCGACATGGTGCATTGCCAGGGTGCGGATTTGGATTTCTAAAGGACGCCCGGTGAAGCCAACGACAACCGTATGCAGGGATTGATAGCGGTTGGGTTTGGGTAAACCGATATAGTCTTTAAACCGGCCTGGAATGGGGCGGAAAGCATCGTGAACGATGGCCAAAGTTCGGTAGCACTCATCGTTGTTTTGTACGATGATCCGCACCGCTGCAATATCATAAATTTCATGGAATTCTTTCTGCTGGCGTTGCATCTTTTGGTAAATTCCATAAAGGTGCTTAGGCCGCCCACTGACTTCGACACACTCGATCCCCACTTGATCGAGGCGCTGCCGCAGAATTTCTGTCACTTTCGTTAATCTGGCTTCCCGATCCGCTCGTTTTTCTGCAACCAACTCTTGGGTTGCCCGATAGGCTTCGGGTTCAAGATATTTAAAGGCTAAATCTTCTAATTCCCACTTAAAACGACCGATCCCCAAGCGATTTGCCAAAGGCGCAAAGATTTCTCGCGTTTCCTGGGCAATTCGCCGCCGTTTTTCATCGGACAGGTGTTCCAGCGTCCTCATATTGTGGAGCCGGTCTGCTAGCTTCACGACAATTACCCGGATATCCTTTGCCATTGCCAAGAACATTCGGCGGAAGTTCTCGGCTTGGCGTTCGGTTTTACTAGAAAATTTAAATTTAGACAGCTTGGTGACGCCTTCAACCAGCAGGCGCACTTCCGTACCAAACCGCTGCTCAATTTCTTCTAAACTTACTTCTGTATCTTCTACTACATCATGTAAAAAGCCGGCGGCGATCATAGCGCTGCTGCCTCCCAGATCCCGCAACAAGCCGGCAACTGCGATGGGATGGCAAATGTACGGTTCGCCTGATTTACGACACTGACCTTCGTGCAGCCGGTAACCAAATTCAAACGCCCGACAGATTAAGGAGTTATCTGCCGCTGAGGTATCGGGTGCTGTAGAGTCAGAGGATTGTTGCTGGGTAAGCAAACACGCTTGCAGCCAGTCAGGAAGTTGAACAATGGGGCAAGTAGGGGCAGTGGTGTTCATAGTGTCACACTTAAAGCTTATGAATAGGTGGACGGGTGATAGGAGGATCTGCCAATTCTACGGCATTTATTGTATTCAAGGATACAGACACGCCGGCGGCGTTAAGGATTTCGTCTGCAAACCTAGACGGTAGAATTAAGACTTTGCTGACAGGGGGATGAATCAGGAGCG encodes the following:
- a CDS encoding sensor histidine kinase, with amino-acid sequence MDAQTIKILLVEDNRADIVMLQELLSEVSTVQFNVVPAQFLSAATTQLKQASFDVILLDLSLPDAQGLETIVQVQAEAPSVPIVVMTGLDNEELAVDAVRQGAQDYLVKGQVDAHLLVRAIRYAIERKHSLEALRESEERFRLLVAGGKDYAIFTLAPNGCVMSWNAGAQRTHGYPAEEIIGQDFSGFYVPEEIDAGKPQQDLQLATAEGRFEEEGWRVRKGGLRFWAAVAISTLRDESGQMRGFAQVTRDLTERQRAEVEIRKLHEDLKRRAVELEFANKELEAFNYSVSHDLRNPLSVIDGFSALLLRNYAQKLDEKERHYLQRIHHACKRMEQLIEDLLTLSRISRSKVQIETVQLSSLVEKIALVLQQTQPQRQVEFRIAAGVMAQGDGRLLEIVLENLLGNAWKYTGKKAHTCIEFGTIQQEGQTVYFVRDNGAGFSMADADKLFYAFQRLHQQTEFEGTGIGLATVQRIIHRHGGKIWAEAVVDAGATFYFTLAQGGVLSAES
- a CDS encoding KTSC domain-containing protein, whose amino-acid sequence is MKLSKIDLTNILAIGHSNGQLGLLIDRGEEVEYIEISAPAAAYNGLQQVHYIANNELSAFPPKLENQEEIESAQSIAMLPVASSMANGIGYDEERKVLQVEFKNGSVYQYSEVESETWECFQSADSVGQFFNAEIRGSYYSERIDEVNMIATGTLDCSNFEEDC
- a CDS encoding RelA/SpoT family protein encodes the protein MNTTAPTCPIVQLPDWLQACLLTQQQSSDSTAPDTSAADNSLICRAFEFGYRLHEGQCRKSGEPYICHPIAVAGLLRDLGGSSAMIAAGFLHDVVEDTEVSLEEIEQRFGTEVRLLVEGVTKLSKFKFSSKTERQAENFRRMFLAMAKDIRVIVVKLADRLHNMRTLEHLSDEKRRRIAQETREIFAPLANRLGIGRFKWELEDLAFKYLEPEAYRATQELVAEKRADREARLTKVTEILRQRLDQVGIECVEVSGRPKHLYGIYQKMQRQQKEFHEIYDIAAVRIIVQNNDECYRTLAIVHDAFRPIPGRFKDYIGLPKPNRYQSLHTVVVGFTGRPLEIQIRTLAMHHVAEYGIAAHWKYKESGSSNHTHMKAEEEKFTWLRQLLDWQSDLKDAQEYLESVKDNLFEDDVYVFTPKGDVVALSRGATPVDFAYRIHTEVGNHCTGARVDGRMVTLDSQLKNGDIVEIITQKNSRPSLGWLNFAVTTGARNRIRQWYKRSHRDENVARGRELLEKELGKNGLEALIKSEPMQAVAHRSNYHSVDDLLAGLGYGEVPLNQVVNRLRDAVKAKQPMEADAETLPPPASSTRALREITSPSTPGGKSPIAGVEGLLYHLAGCCHPIPGEPIIGVVTRSSRGISIHRQGCPNVENIQGDRFVPVSWNPTTETARPKTYPIDVQIEAIDRVGVLNDILSRLKDNNINVRSAQVKTYPGFPALINLCIDIRDVDQLERTFCQIKKMSDILNLRRLTQVEE